One Paenibacillus crassostreae DNA segment encodes these proteins:
- a CDS encoding carboxylesterase/lipase family protein yields MLRVVHVENGMVQGLPAADPRITSFKGIPFAAPPVGENRWRAPQPVQDWEGELKAYDFAPISLQAPTVIDVNNIYTREWSVDPDLPMDEDCLYLNVWTPAVSTDEKLPVFVWYFGGGLQVGHTAEMEFDGERIARRGIVVVTVNYRLNAFGFLSHPEITAESPDAPANFGHLDQQAGTQWVKRNIAAFGGDPDQITIGGQSAGGGSVLSQLTSPQNDELFQRAVIMSGIFNPLYPNSPVPPHNRTLKEAEEEGAAFFEYLGVSTLKEARKLDAVYLRDKMLEYGKFWGTVMDQLYCTGNPYNLFLKGQYHKVPVMLGNTSSEFFSVPDASSVDEFKANAVELFGAEAEKYLNLCTVDSGNLEEMIQKASVNNIEYASRVVVKANSDSGSRVPMYYYSFDADIPGWDNPGTFHSVDLWFHFETLAKCWRPFVGKHYDLARQMCNYLAYFIGTGNPNGKDSTGEELPLWEPCTQEAPYGMVFADKAEFVEEPPGEVMQFLVEQYFERQSIHR; encoded by the coding sequence ATGTTAAGAGTAGTGCATGTTGAAAATGGTATGGTCCAAGGACTGCCGGCGGCTGATCCTCGTATTACCAGCTTCAAGGGAATTCCGTTTGCCGCCCCACCTGTGGGGGAGAATCGCTGGCGTGCTCCCCAGCCTGTGCAAGATTGGGAAGGGGAATTGAAAGCATATGATTTTGCCCCTATTTCGTTGCAGGCCCCGACCGTCATAGATGTGAATAATATTTATACCCGCGAATGGTCGGTTGATCCGGATCTTCCGATGGATGAGGACTGCCTTTACCTGAATGTCTGGACACCGGCCGTCAGCACCGATGAGAAGCTTCCCGTTTTTGTATGGTATTTTGGCGGGGGACTTCAGGTCGGCCATACAGCCGAAATGGAGTTTGACGGTGAACGCATTGCTCGCCGGGGGATTGTCGTAGTAACCGTGAATTACCGCTTGAACGCGTTTGGTTTTCTGAGCCATCCTGAAATTACTGCGGAATCGCCTGATGCTCCCGCGAATTTCGGACATTTGGACCAGCAGGCGGGTACTCAGTGGGTGAAACGCAATATCGCTGCTTTTGGCGGAGATCCTGACCAAATCACGATAGGAGGACAGTCTGCAGGTGGCGGAAGTGTGCTGAGCCAGCTGACTTCGCCGCAGAATGATGAGTTGTTTCAACGGGCCGTCATTATGAGCGGGATCTTTAACCCCTTGTACCCGAACAGTCCGGTCCCTCCGCACAACCGGACCCTTAAAGAGGCCGAAGAGGAGGGAGCAGCATTCTTTGAATATTTAGGAGTGTCGACTTTGAAAGAGGCACGTAAGTTGGACGCAGTATATCTCCGCGATAAAATGCTAGAATACGGGAAATTCTGGGGAACAGTCATGGATCAGTTGTATTGTACGGGCAATCCGTATAACCTTTTTCTGAAGGGACAGTACCATAAGGTACCGGTCATGCTGGGAAATACCTCGTCTGAATTTTTTAGTGTTCCTGACGCCAGCAGTGTGGATGAATTCAAGGCAAATGCTGTTGAATTGTTCGGCGCGGAAGCGGAAAAGTACCTTAATCTATGCACCGTTGATTCAGGAAATCTGGAGGAAATGATCCAGAAAGCTTCCGTGAATAACATTGAATATGCATCCCGTGTTGTCGTTAAGGCAAACAGCGATTCCGGCAGCCGCGTCCCGATGTATTATTACAGTTTTGATGCTGATATTCCGGGCTGGGATAATCCTGGAACCTTTCATTCGGTGGATCTGTGGTTTCATTTCGAGACACTGGCCAAATGCTGGCGGCCTTTTGTAGGCAAGCATTATGATCTAGCTCGCCAAATGTGCAATTATCTTGCCTATTTCATTGGCACGGGCAATCCGAACGGCAAAGATTCTACCGGTGAGGAGTTGCCTCTCTGGGAACCATGTACGCAGGAAGCGCCTTACGGCATGGTTTTTGCAGACAAGGCAGAATTTGTGGAGGAGCCGCCGGGTGAGGTTATGCAATTTCTGGTCGAGCAATATTTCGAGCGGCAGTCTATTCATAGATAA
- a CDS encoding alpha/beta hydrolase yields the protein MNESQQNYKMQMVPSGYDKEREDIVQGEIHTIEYPSTTLGNSRKARVYTPPGYSDRQEYSVLYLLHGIGGDENEWYTHGKPQIILDNLYADQMLKPMIVVLPNGRAMLNDRAEGDIFAPDKVQAFETFESDLFHDLIPYIEANYSVRTDRMHRAIAGLSMGGGQSLNIGLNNLDRFA from the coding sequence ATGAACGAGAGTCAGCAGAATTATAAGATGCAAATGGTACCGTCTGGATATGACAAGGAAAGGGAAGACATTGTCCAGGGGGAGATCCATACCATAGAGTATCCCTCCACGACACTAGGCAATTCCCGGAAGGCAAGAGTATATACGCCGCCAGGTTATTCCGATAGGCAGGAATACAGCGTTTTGTATCTGCTGCACGGGATTGGCGGAGATGAGAATGAGTGGTACACTCACGGCAAGCCCCAGATCATTCTGGATAATCTGTATGCTGATCAAATGCTGAAGCCCATGATCGTCGTTCTTCCCAACGGCCGAGCGATGTTGAACGACCGGGCAGAAGGAGACATTTTTGCTCCGGACAAGGTGCAGGCGTTCGAAACATTTGAGTCGGATTTGTTCCATGATCTTATCCCCTATATCGAAGCGAATTATTCGGTCCGGACAGACCGAATGCACCGCGCCATTGCCGGATTATCCATGGGCGGAGGACAGTCCCTGAATATCGGTCTGAACAATCTGGACCGCTTCGCTTGA
- a CDS encoding extracellular solute-binding protein, with protein sequence MLLFGTTLLLGTMVLSGCSGNSNNAAGTSTESADPGAGIDHSKPLTITVFNNAANYQGEQTGWYGKLIKDKFNITLNILSPQVAGDQIYKTRSASGDLGDLLIIDNSQLEELIPAGMIMDITDKIKNTEHLSKYVDNHFKPFNAAFESINPEGKIYALPTFVSDTSPTTFSEEIPYSSPIMPWDYYKGIGSPKLNNLTDLLNVLKQMQEKYPKTPDGKAIVPITLWKDWDNGSMENVRWLSNWYGYEQPDGTSTIQLNAKGDIVPLVDDNSMYKKILQFYYDANQMGLVDPDSPSQDWNKVSEKLTNKQVLLLWYSWQRGFYNTIERGTKGDGNVAIPIADTHIIQNSDAYFGNGRVFAVGSKAKNPERIIEFMDWLASPEGLRYYTNGFEGFNYEKTANGKFKLTEVGQIAFQENTPVPEQYGGGGYQDGQSKINTMIMSDFVVDPETGEFYNNNYWSSTIEANKTALTTEWQNTYNASTPTEYYQNNNMIDIVPNINTSLGSDSSDIKNKRSQISDYVKNTSWKMIFAKNQSEFDQLWTKLKTDVVGLGWDDVIAVDTERAQKIVKLRADAVASK encoded by the coding sequence ATGTTGCTCTTTGGCACCACTCTTCTTCTGGGAACGATGGTATTAAGCGGATGCAGCGGCAATTCCAACAATGCAGCAGGTACATCAACCGAGTCAGCTGATCCTGGAGCAGGAATCGATCACAGCAAACCGCTGACCATTACCGTGTTCAATAACGCAGCAAATTACCAGGGAGAGCAGACCGGATGGTACGGAAAGCTAATTAAGGATAAGTTCAACATCACCCTAAATATTCTGTCTCCGCAGGTTGCGGGCGATCAGATATACAAGACAAGGTCGGCATCGGGAGATTTGGGTGACCTCCTAATTATTGACAACAGTCAGCTGGAGGAATTAATTCCAGCGGGTATGATTATGGATATCACGGATAAGATCAAGAATACAGAACACCTGTCCAAATACGTGGACAATCACTTTAAGCCCTTTAATGCTGCGTTCGAAAGTATAAATCCTGAAGGTAAAATTTATGCCTTGCCGACTTTTGTATCGGACACTTCCCCAACGACATTCTCGGAAGAAATCCCTTACTCCAGTCCGATTATGCCTTGGGATTATTACAAGGGAATCGGATCTCCCAAGCTGAACAATCTGACTGATCTGCTGAATGTACTGAAGCAGATGCAGGAGAAATATCCCAAGACACCGGACGGAAAGGCGATCGTTCCGATCACCCTTTGGAAGGACTGGGACAATGGAAGTATGGAGAACGTTCGTTGGTTGAGCAACTGGTACGGCTATGAACAACCTGATGGAACCTCGACCATTCAGTTGAATGCAAAAGGCGATATCGTTCCGCTCGTTGACGACAACAGTATGTATAAGAAAATCCTCCAATTCTATTATGACGCCAATCAGATGGGGTTGGTTGACCCTGACTCACCATCCCAGGATTGGAATAAAGTCTCTGAAAAGCTGACCAATAAACAGGTTCTTCTCTTATGGTATTCCTGGCAAAGAGGCTTCTATAACACCATTGAAAGAGGCACTAAAGGTGATGGGAATGTTGCCATTCCGATCGCCGATACTCACATTATCCAGAATAGCGATGCCTACTTCGGAAACGGAAGAGTATTTGCTGTTGGTTCAAAAGCGAAAAATCCTGAAAGAATCATTGAATTCATGGATTGGCTGGCCTCTCCTGAAGGTCTTCGCTACTATACCAATGGATTTGAAGGCTTCAATTATGAAAAAACGGCAAACGGCAAGTTTAAGCTGACTGAAGTAGGTCAAATCGCTTTCCAAGAAAATACCCCCGTTCCTGAACAGTACGGAGGCGGAGGATATCAAGACGGGCAGAGCAAGATCAACACTATGATTATGAGCGATTTTGTAGTAGATCCGGAAACAGGTGAATTTTACAACAACAATTATTGGAGCTCAACCATCGAGGCGAATAAGACAGCTCTAACTACGGAATGGCAGAATACTTATAATGCAAGCACCCCGACAGAGTACTATCAGAACAACAATATGATCGATATCGTGCCAAATATCAATACAAGTCTCGGGTCGGATTCGTCGGACATTAAGAATAAACGAAGCCAGATCTCAGATTATGTTAAGAATACCTCATGGAAAATGATATTCGCTAAGAATCAATCAGAGTTCGATCAGCTCTGGACAAAGCTGAAGACTGATGTGGTCGGTCTCGGTTGGGATGATGTCATTGCCGTGGATACGGAAAGAGCTCAAAAAATCGTTAAACTGCGTGCTGATGCAGTCGCGAGCAAATAA
- a CDS encoding carbohydrate ABC transporter permease: MSDNQTELASNAKKNNSRVSKKIKMQMSTTDKIISVTIYVLFSLFAFICVYPFYSIIINTISANDLSAKGAIVFWPKGIHFQNYIDVFKIPGLWNAFVISLGRTVIGTLLTVGASAFLGFMFAQEDMWGKKFWYRFTIITMFFNAGIIPWYLTMRSLHLTNNFLAYILPSIVAPFFIILVKTFVESTPKELQQAASIDGAGTLTTFFKIILPISKPILATVAIFSAVNQWNSFQDTLLLVTDSKLYSLQFILYNYINQASSLSTMVNLQNAGSTAMASLSTKQTTTSIRMTVTIIVVAPILLVYPTFQRFFVKGIMIGAVKG, from the coding sequence ATGAGTGACAACCAAACAGAACTAGCGTCAAATGCCAAAAAAAATAACAGCCGCGTCTCCAAAAAAATCAAAATGCAGATGAGTACAACCGACAAAATAATTTCGGTTACGATCTATGTCCTATTTTCTCTCTTTGCATTTATTTGTGTATATCCTTTTTACTCGATCATTATCAATACCATAAGCGCCAACGACCTCAGTGCCAAAGGTGCAATTGTGTTTTGGCCCAAGGGGATCCACTTCCAGAATTATATTGACGTATTTAAGATCCCGGGGTTATGGAATGCATTTGTTATTTCTTTGGGGAGAACGGTAATAGGCACACTTTTGACAGTCGGGGCCTCTGCCTTTTTGGGATTCATGTTTGCCCAGGAGGATATGTGGGGGAAAAAATTCTGGTACCGGTTTACCATTATTACGATGTTTTTTAATGCCGGAATTATCCCTTGGTATTTAACCATGAGATCCTTGCATCTGACCAACAATTTCCTGGCATACATCCTGCCCTCCATCGTTGCTCCATTTTTCATCATTCTTGTAAAAACGTTTGTGGAATCCACGCCGAAGGAATTGCAGCAGGCGGCTAGCATTGACGGTGCCGGGACTCTAACTACCTTTTTCAAGATTATCTTGCCCATCAGCAAACCGATACTAGCTACAGTCGCCATATTCTCGGCGGTGAACCAGTGGAACTCCTTTCAGGATACGCTGCTGCTGGTTACAGACAGCAAATTGTACAGTTTGCAGTTTATTCTTTATAACTACATCAATCAAGCCAGCTCCTTATCCACCATGGTCAATCTGCAAAATGCCGGATCAACCGCCATGGCCAGTCTATCCACCAAGCAAACCACCACATCCATTCGTATGACAGTTACGATTATCGTTGTCGCACCTATTTTGCTTGTTTATCCGACTTTTCAAAGATTTTTTGTAAAAGGAATTATGATTGGTGCAGTGAAAGGTTAA
- a CDS encoding ABC transporter permease subunit: protein MRSQSIRSNSIKKFLYISPFMALLAVFAYYPLYGWVYAFFDYMPPIPLSQAPFVGFKWFRSLVENQVKVDQLLQVIKNTFGISGMSLLFSWLPMVFAIFLTEIKAVRFRKFIQTVTTLPNFISWVLVYSLAFSMFSSEGIFNGFLNQMGLIETPVLLLQKSDHVWITMWIWETWKSLGWSAILYIAAIMSIDESLYEAAYVDGATRMQVIRHVVLPSMLPTYFVLLMLQIAGFLNNGLEQYFVFQNAFNKDTIQVLDLYVYNLAMGGGSYSVSVAISMLKSLISVVLLFSVNGLSKLLRGEGIV, encoded by the coding sequence ATGCGTAGTCAAAGCATAAGAAGCAATTCTATCAAAAAATTTCTTTATATTTCGCCCTTTATGGCTTTACTTGCTGTCTTTGCATACTACCCACTCTATGGATGGGTTTATGCGTTCTTTGACTACATGCCGCCGATTCCGCTGTCACAAGCGCCATTTGTTGGTTTCAAATGGTTTCGTTCCTTAGTAGAAAACCAGGTGAAGGTCGATCAACTGCTTCAGGTAATCAAGAACACGTTCGGCATAAGCGGAATGAGTTTACTTTTCTCTTGGCTTCCTATGGTTTTTGCAATCTTCTTGACGGAGATCAAAGCTGTGCGTTTTCGTAAATTTATTCAGACTGTAACCACTCTTCCAAACTTTATCAGTTGGGTATTGGTATATTCACTGGCATTTTCCATGTTCTCAAGTGAAGGTATCTTCAACGGCTTTTTGAACCAGATGGGGCTTATCGAGACTCCTGTACTCCTTCTTCAGAAATCGGACCATGTCTGGATTACGATGTGGATATGGGAGACATGGAAGTCATTGGGTTGGTCGGCCATTTTGTATATAGCGGCGATTATGAGCATTGATGAATCCCTATATGAAGCAGCTTATGTAGACGGTGCAACAAGAATGCAGGTCATCCGGCATGTGGTTTTGCCAAGTATGCTGCCGACTTATTTTGTGCTATTGATGCTTCAAATTGCCGGATTCCTAAACAATGGATTGGAGCAATATTTCGTTTTCCAGAATGCATTCAACAAAGACACCATACAGGTGTTGGATCTATATGTGTACAACCTCGCCATGGGGGGCGGTAGTTATTCCGTTTCCGTCGCGATCAGTATGCTGAAAAGCCTTATAAGTGTTGTGCTTCTCTTTTCCGTAAACGGGCTATCCAAATTGTTAAGAGGAGAGGGCATTGTATGA
- a CDS encoding glycoside hydrolase family 27 protein: MIIDMYEQQLGLKPPMGWNSWNTFTWDINEQLIREAADTIVAGGYKDAGYEYIVIDDCWSLKDRDDDGKLVADPIKFPNGMKALADYIHSKGLKFGMYSCVGTHTCAGYPGSFEHEFQDAELLAEWGVDFLKYDYCFKPRHISGELLYKRMSLALKNCGRDILFSACNWGEDNVYQWIRESGAHMYRSTGDIQDSWDSIKSLTLSQLDKASFTGSYCHNDMDMLVVGMYGGSNSDFIGSQIGGCNDVEYKTHFSLWSMMGSPLMIGSDIRKANQPTRDILMNRDLIAINQDVEGRGAYRIKPEPQWFHADDVFMLVKVLTDGDVAIGFFNLSDGQREMSLQFWDIGLPYASGKSLSLYDCWEHKEIGVFRERYAPVVPAHDCLIVRAKLV; the protein is encoded by the coding sequence ATGATAATTGATATGTACGAACAACAACTCGGCTTGAAGCCGCCCATGGGATGGAACTCATGGAACACTTTTACTTGGGACATTAATGAGCAACTTATTCGGGAAGCTGCTGATACTATTGTCGCAGGGGGTTACAAGGATGCAGGGTATGAATATATCGTTATTGACGACTGCTGGAGCTTGAAAGATAGGGACGATGATGGCAAATTAGTCGCCGATCCTATTAAATTCCCAAATGGAATGAAGGCGCTTGCAGATTATATTCATTCGAAGGGGCTGAAATTTGGGATGTACTCTTGTGTAGGAACACATACATGCGCAGGGTATCCGGGGAGTTTTGAACATGAATTTCAGGATGCGGAATTACTGGCAGAATGGGGCGTAGATTTTCTTAAATATGATTATTGTTTTAAACCGAGACATATTTCAGGGGAACTGCTGTACAAACGCATGAGTTTAGCGCTTAAAAACTGTGGAAGAGATATTTTGTTTTCAGCATGTAATTGGGGCGAAGATAATGTATATCAATGGATTCGTGAGTCCGGGGCGCATATGTATCGCTCTACGGGAGATATTCAAGATAGCTGGGATTCCATCAAGAGTCTAACCTTGTCACAGCTTGATAAAGCGAGCTTTACAGGATCATACTGCCACAATGATATGGATATGCTTGTGGTGGGCATGTACGGAGGCAGCAACAGCGACTTTATCGGAAGTCAAATTGGCGGTTGCAATGATGTGGAGTACAAGACCCATTTTTCTTTATGGAGCATGATGGGATCTCCGCTTATGATCGGCAGCGACATCCGCAAAGCAAACCAGCCCACCAGGGATATTCTGATGAACCGGGATCTGATTGCCATCAATCAGGATGTGGAAGGCCGTGGTGCTTATCGTATCAAGCCGGAACCGCAGTGGTTTCATGCTGATGATGTGTTTATGTTGGTAAAAGTGTTAACTGACGGAGACGTTGCTATAGGCTTCTTCAATCTGAGCGATGGTCAAAGGGAAATGTCGCTGCAATTCTGGGATATCGGACTTCCCTATGCTTCCGGAAAATCGCTGTCGTTGTATGACTGCTGGGAGCATAAAGAAATCGGCGTATTCAGAGAAAGATACGCGCCTGTAGTTCCGGCTCATGATTGTCTAATTGTGCGGGCTAAACTGGTGTAA
- a CDS encoding helix-turn-helix domain-containing protein — MNSMSYSFSERSILKGNGYKPPNSHQWGPGVRDVYAVHYIVSGKGYLKTCHTTFSLKTGESFIIFPHTEVYYYPDPQDPWEYYWIEFNGAEASRLVSMINIAPDHPVVEASPQDFKPLFHIIKAAGIEPFERERSDAGLHLLLSYYMEYYPSEQAFLKKDYVLSAREYIESNFWKSSLSVLDVVGFVKIERSYLFRLFKEENGISISGYLTVFRIQRACELLANSQLSIKSLAYSVGYQDPLYFSKIFKKVTSYTPSQYRKAYSALAK, encoded by the coding sequence ATGAATTCAATGAGTTACAGTTTCAGTGAGCGTTCAATTCTTAAAGGGAACGGTTATAAACCTCCTAATTCACACCAATGGGGACCGGGTGTCCGCGACGTTTATGCCGTTCACTATATTGTAAGCGGAAAGGGATATTTGAAGACATGTCATACTACTTTCTCTCTGAAAACAGGCGAAAGCTTCATTATTTTTCCGCATACGGAAGTGTATTATTATCCTGATCCGCAGGACCCGTGGGAGTATTATTGGATTGAATTTAACGGAGCGGAGGCCTCACGTCTAGTATCGATGATTAATATTGCGCCTGATCATCCGGTCGTGGAGGCATCTCCACAAGATTTCAAACCATTATTCCATATCATCAAGGCCGCTGGAATAGAGCCTTTTGAACGAGAACGTTCTGATGCAGGACTACATCTTTTATTGTCATATTACATGGAGTACTACCCTAGTGAACAAGCTTTTCTCAAAAAAGACTACGTATTATCAGCAAGGGAATACATTGAAAGCAACTTTTGGAAATCTTCATTATCTGTACTGGATGTAGTGGGATTTGTGAAGATTGAGCGTAGCTACTTGTTTCGGTTATTCAAGGAAGAAAACGGGATATCCATTTCCGGCTATCTGACCGTTTTCAGGATTCAACGTGCCTGCGAATTATTAGCAAATTCTCAGTTATCTATCAAGTCATTGGCTTATTCCGTCGGCTATCAGGACCCGTTGTATTTTTCAAAGATATTCAAAAAAGTAACTTCGTATACTCCGTCGCAATATAGAAAAGCTTACAGTGCTTTAGCGAAATAG
- a CDS encoding helix-turn-helix transcriptional regulator, translated as MAHIHYIESNTTHASNFVIDVPVGYHWLLVITKTPAQFWVNGGLKEYPAHSAILYSPSQKVYYRACTDHFINDWIRFESNEPYITESPLPLGVPFALGDPEYCHKLFELLVIEHNFNRDYKKSSIDYLLRTLFNKLWESYFQDDITPQYYKLLKLRTAIQTNPDDYWTVSKMADFLQISPGYLQNIYKKTFGISCMDDVINSRIRMAKEYLIHNAQSIAEVASQCGYQNVEHFCRQFKQITGQTPRNFQKYAKG; from the coding sequence ATGGCCCATATTCACTATATTGAGAGTAATACTACGCACGCGAGCAATTTTGTTATTGATGTCCCCGTGGGCTATCACTGGCTACTTGTAATCACCAAGACCCCAGCGCAATTCTGGGTAAATGGCGGGCTCAAGGAATATCCTGCTCACAGCGCAATCCTCTATAGTCCATCGCAGAAAGTCTATTATCGTGCTTGCACCGATCATTTCATCAATGACTGGATCCGTTTCGAATCCAATGAACCTTATATTACGGAATCTCCACTTCCACTCGGGGTTCCCTTTGCCCTGGGTGACCCAGAATACTGCCACAAGCTGTTTGAATTGCTTGTCATCGAGCATAATTTTAACCGGGATTACAAAAAATCTTCCATCGATTATTTGCTCCGGACACTGTTCAACAAACTATGGGAATCCTACTTCCAAGATGATATTACACCTCAATACTACAAATTACTGAAACTGCGCACGGCTATTCAAACCAACCCGGACGATTATTGGACAGTTTCAAAAATGGCGGATTTTCTTCAAATCAGTCCAGGCTATCTCCAGAACATCTACAAAAAAACGTTTGGAATCTCCTGCATGGATGACGTTATCAACAGCCGAATTCGTATGGCAAAAGAATACTTAATTCACAACGCTCAAAGCATTGCTGAAGTGGCTTCCCAGTGCGGATATCAAAATGTGGAACACTTCTGTAGGCAATTCAAACAAATAACTGGGCAAACACCCAGAAATTTTCAGAAGTATGCAAAAGGTTAA
- a CDS encoding 5-methyltetrahydropteroyltriglutamate--homocysteine S-methyltransferase gives MSTQTEPKKRIVTPFRYDIVGSFLRPLALKDARLKFKSGEITAEQLKEVENDEIVKLVQKQKEVGLQAVTDGEFRRSWWHLDFFWGFDGVERTIIDQGYQFTGAESRPETTQLTGKISYSSHPFVADYAFLKEVAGEDVIARQSIPAAAQFLFELDRTENKESTKIIYPNRAELVSDIAKAYKSSILAFYAAGCRSIQIDDCTWGALCDEQFIAIMKQIGVNVEEYAKEFAKLNEEVVSGLPDDLVVTTHVCRGNYVSTYAGVGGGYEPIVQTLLGINNYSGYYLEFDTERAGDFKPLRFLKDNQQVVLGLFSSKFGELESKEDILNRIEEAKQYVDLNRICLSPQCGFASTEEGNHLTEEQQWRKIAYIKEIADEIWN, from the coding sequence ATGAGCACCCAAACCGAACCTAAAAAGCGAATTGTTACACCATTTAGATATGATATCGTTGGTAGCTTCCTACGCCCCCTCGCGTTGAAAGATGCTAGATTAAAATTTAAGAGCGGTGAAATTACCGCTGAGCAACTGAAAGAAGTAGAGAACGACGAAATCGTTAAACTCGTGCAGAAACAAAAAGAGGTTGGTCTTCAAGCTGTAACAGACGGCGAATTCCGCCGCTCTTGGTGGCATCTTGACTTCTTCTGGGGATTTGACGGTGTAGAACGGACAATTATTGATCAAGGCTATCAATTTACCGGCGCGGAATCCAGACCCGAAACAACTCAATTGACAGGCAAAATAAGTTACAGCAGCCATCCTTTTGTTGCAGATTATGCATTTTTAAAAGAAGTTGCAGGTGAGGACGTCATTGCGCGTCAATCGATTCCAGCGGCCGCGCAATTCTTGTTCGAACTGGACCGGACAGAAAATAAGGAAAGCACAAAGATCATATACCCGAATCGGGCTGAGCTTGTTTCGGATATTGCCAAAGCTTATAAATCGTCGATACTTGCTTTCTATGCAGCGGGCTGCCGCAGCATCCAAATCGACGATTGTACGTGGGGAGCGCTTTGCGACGAACAGTTTATAGCAATTATGAAGCAGATCGGCGTGAATGTAGAAGAATATGCGAAAGAATTTGCGAAATTGAACGAGGAAGTAGTATCCGGTCTGCCGGATGATCTCGTTGTAACCACACATGTATGCCGAGGCAATTATGTTTCGACTTATGCTGGAGTAGGCGGAGGTTATGAGCCTATCGTGCAAACGCTTCTGGGTATCAATAACTACTCCGGCTACTATCTGGAGTTTGATACCGAACGGGCAGGCGATTTCAAGCCACTGCGCTTCCTGAAAGACAATCAGCAGGTCGTGCTTGGCCTATTTTCCTCCAAATTTGGCGAGCTTGAAAGCAAGGAAGATATTCTGAATCGTATCGAGGAAGCAAAGCAGTACGTCGATTTAAACCGGATTTGCCTGAGCCCGCAATGCGGCTTCGCTTCCACGGAAGAAGGCAACCACCTGACAGAGGAGCAGCAATGGCGCAAGATTGCGTATATAAAAGAAATTGCTGACGAGATCTGGAATTAA
- a CDS encoding GntR family transcriptional regulator — MDEFNTSKPIYLQLADRVKRMIVSNELKSGQKLPSVRDMGVTYSVNPNTIQRTYSELEREGILETRRGQGTYVTEQEERLVRLRDILRKEQIQTFAQIMREMGYSSQEIITGLQDYLNKLEKGEE; from the coding sequence ATGGATGAATTTAATACATCAAAACCAATTTATCTACAATTAGCGGATCGGGTCAAACGGATGATTGTTAGCAATGAGTTGAAATCAGGTCAGAAACTTCCTTCAGTCCGCGACATGGGGGTCACATACAGTGTCAATCCAAACACAATTCAACGTACGTATAGTGAATTGGAGCGGGAGGGGATTCTTGAAACGAGAAGAGGCCAAGGAACATACGTTACGGAACAAGAAGAACGATTGGTTCGACTACGTGATATTTTACGAAAAGAGCAGATTCAAACGTTCGCCCAGATCATGCGGGAAATGGGATACAGCTCACAAGAAATCATCACAGGGTTACAAGATTACTTAAATAAATTGGAGAAAGGAGAAGAATGA
- a CDS encoding ABC transporter ATP-binding protein, with product MIQLTNVTKKFVQQTAVKNISLTLPIGKIFGIVGENGSGKSTLLKLIAGLTLPTSGSVTVNGMTANRKISKIVSYLSEQDSFYSIFTVREAMGFQASQFPDFNIAKAEAIMKFMQLDPNKKIKDLSKGNRGRLKIVFSLARESPYILMDEPLSGLDPMVRKSIVKGMISFVDLESQTLIMTSHEITEIESILDSFIAIKDGSLITMSDVAELHESEGLGIKDWMEKTYV from the coding sequence ATGATTCAATTAACTAACGTTACTAAAAAATTTGTCCAACAGACAGCAGTTAAGAATATATCACTCACACTTCCCATAGGTAAAATATTTGGCATTGTCGGTGAGAACGGGAGCGGGAAGTCTACACTATTGAAGCTTATTGCCGGATTAACTCTACCGACGAGTGGGTCTGTAACTGTTAATGGAATGACTGCTAATCGAAAAATTAGCAAGATCGTTTCTTATTTGTCGGAGCAAGATTCTTTCTATTCCATATTCACAGTAAGAGAAGCAATGGGTTTCCAGGCATCACAATTTCCTGATTTTAATATAGCTAAGGCCGAAGCAATCATGAAGTTTATGCAACTAGATCCGAATAAGAAAATTAAAGATCTTTCCAAAGGAAATCGTGGTCGATTAAAAATCGTATTCTCCCTGGCCAGAGAATCTCCATACATTTTAATGGATGAACCGTTGTCTGGACTTGATCCTATGGTACGAAAATCCATTGTGAAAGGAATGATTTCTTTTGTTGACCTGGAATCCCAGACATTAATAATGACGAGCCATGAAATTACGGAAATTGAATCGATTCTAGACAGCTTCATAGCAATCAAAGATGGATCGCTGATTACAATGTCTGATGTGGCAGAATTACATGAATCAGAGGGACTTGGAATTAAGGATTGGATGGAAAAAACGTATGTTTGA